The sequence TCCTGTGGTCGAGCCGCACGGTCGCAGCGCCCGAGGCGCTGCAGATGGGACTGATCGACCGCCTGCTCCCGGACGACCAGTGGGAACAGGAGGTTTTCGCCCTCACTCAGAGGGGCTGCCGGAATCCCCAGCCTGCCTGCCTGACCAAGCTCGCGGTGCAGCAGTCTCTACCGTGCTCGACCTCACCTCGATGCTGGCCCTGGAATGGGAGTCGCGGCAGCAGTGCTG comes from bacterium and encodes:
- a CDS encoding enoyl-CoA hydratase/isomerase family protein gives rise to the protein MGLFLAADIRVASESATFTAPDMSGGLVAGWGLNLTLPRLLGPGRALEFLWSSRTVAAPEALQMGLIDRLLPDDQWEQEVFALTQRGCRNPQPACLTKLAVQQSLPCSTSPRCWPWNGSRGSSA